From Carya illinoinensis cultivar Pawnee chromosome 5, C.illinoinensisPawnee_v1, whole genome shotgun sequence, one genomic window encodes:
- the LOC122308895 gene encoding amino acid permease 3-like: MLPRSRTLPSRIHHGAVEERHDFRHYLQVEVQPKTQGTEAESINPQSNYSKCFDDDGRLKRTGTFWTATAHIITAVIGSGVLSLAWAIGQLGWVAGPVVMILFALVNVYTSGLLAQCYRSGDQVTGQRNYTYMDAVKANLGGKKVMLCGLIQYINLFGIAIGYTIAASVSMMAIKRSNCFHKSGGKDPCHMSSNGYMITFGIIEVIFSQIPDFDQVWWLSIVAAIMSFTYSSVGLGLGIGKVAENASFKGSLLGISIGTVTHAGTVTATQKMWRSLQALGAIAFAYSFSIILIEIQDTIRSPPAEHKTMKKATLFSIAVTTVFYMLCGAMGYAAFGDEAPGNLLTGFGFYNPYWLLDIANVAIVVHLVGAYQVFCQPLFAFIEKWSARKWAKSNFVTAEYDIPIPFFGIYQLNFFRLIWRTIFVILTTLISMLMPFFNDVVGILGAFGFWPLTVFFPIEMYISQKKIARWTSRWIGLQMISMTCLCISIVAAVGSFAGVVLDLKTYKPFKTSY; this comes from the exons ATGTTACCAAGGAGTCGTACACTTCCATCCAGGATCCACCATGGCGCG GTAGAGGAGAGGCATGACTTCAGGCACTACCTGCAAGTAGAAGTCCAACCTAAAACCCAGGGTACCGAGGCTGAATCCATAAACCCTCAGTCCAACTACTCCAAGTGCTTTGATGATGATGGCCGCTTGAAGAGAACAG GGACTTTTTGGACTGCAACTGCACACATTATTACTGCGGTCATTGGTTCTGGAGTGCTGTCATTGGCATGGGCCATAGGGCAGCTTGGTTGGGTTGCAGGACCTGTCGTCATGATCCTCTTTGCCCTTGTTAATGTCTATACCTCGGGCCTTCTAGCACAGTGCTATAGGTCCGGTGACCAAGTGACCGGACAGAGAAATTACACCTATATGGATGCTGTCAAGGCTAACTTGG GGGGAAAAAAGGTAATGTTATGCGGGTTGATTCAGTATATAAATCTATTTGGAATTGCGATAGGGTACACAATTGCAGCATCAGTCAGCATGAT GGCGATAAAGAGATCAAACTGTTTCCATAAAAGTGGTGGGAAAGATCCGTGTCACATGTCCAGCAATGGGTACATGATAACATTTGGAATCATAGAGGTGATATTCTCTCAGATTCCGGACTTTGATCAAGTGTGGTGGCTCTCTATAGTCGCAGCAATTATGTCATTCACATACTCCAGTGTTGGTCTTGGTCTTGGCATAGGCAAAGTAGCAG AAAATGCGAGTTTCAAAGGAAGTCTACTGGGCATTAGTATAGGGACAGTAACACATGCCGGAACAGTCACTGCTACACAGAAGATGTGGAGGAGTTTGCAAGCTCTTGGAGCTATTGCCTTCGCATATTCTTTTTCCATCATCCTCATTGAAATCCAG GACACAATAAGATCTCCTCCTGCAGAACACAAGACCATGAAGAAAGCTACTTTGTTCAGCATCGCTGTAACGACAGTGTTCTATATGCTGTGTGGAGCCATGGGATATGCAGCCTTTGGTGATGAAGCTCCCGGAAATCTTTTAACTGGATTTGGATTCTACAACCCCTACTGGCTACTAGATATTGCAAATGTAGCCATTGTTGTCCACCTCGTTGGTGCATATCAG GTCTTTTGCCAGCCTTTGTTTGCATTCATAGAAAAATGGAGTGCGCGGAAGTGGGCCAAGAGTAATTTTGTAACAGCCGAATATGACATCCCTATCCCCTTCTTTGGTATTTATCAGCTTAACTTCTTCCGTCTAATATGGAGAACAATCTTTGTTATTTTGACAACCCTCATCTCCATGCTCATGCCTTTCTTCAACGATGTTGTTGGGATACTTGGGGCCTTTGGATTCTGGCCATTgacagttttctttcccattgaGATGTACATCTCTCAAAAGAAGATTGCACGTTGGACAAGCAGGTGGATAGGGCTTCAGATGATAAGTATGACATGCCTCTGCATTTCTATAGTCGCTGCAGTCGGCTCCTTTGCTGGAGTTGTTCTGGATCTCAAGACTTACAAGCCATTCAAAACTAGTTATTAA